From the Cryptomeria japonica chromosome 2, Sugi_1.0, whole genome shotgun sequence genome, one window contains:
- the LOC131078802 gene encoding pectinesterase, translated as MGSVNVNHDELNGRSEQPARRKSSKRILGTVLASVLIVGAVIFLAVGVHGHDKEGDNHVRTNHLGWGNSTSDAVKEACSSTLHPELCVSSILSFGGLSSQSGSTEIVNAAVSVGVLAVEKVMAHVRSLYRPDLDFTQRTALQDCMELFDDTLDQLNGTLSHLHNISFWSMPKHGAEMQTLLSAAMTNQYTCLEGLQLSKGNLEQDMNGPLSYVSNLVSNSLAMVGNLSDKANQALGHADSLSNRRRRLLSEHFIASDEEGFPSWMSAEDRRVLRAPARMIRIDAVVAGDGSEHHSSIQAAVNAAPAKSKTRYVIHVKAGVYEENVEIPKSKHNLMFIGDGKGVTVVTGSRNVQDGYTMYRSATVAVRGTRFIARDMTFQNTAGPAKHQAVALRVGSDMSAIYRCSIKGFQDTLYVHSLRQFFRDCDIHGTVDFICGNAAVVLQNSNILARRPLSQQKITYTAQSRVDPNQNSGISIHNCKVTADPDFAAVKSSFEAFLGRPWRQYSRTVIMQSYLGDFIHPAGWYEWTGNFALDTLYYGEYMNDGPGSRTANRVKWRGYHVITTSGEASRFTVGQFIQGNSWLPSTGVQYSSGLI; from the exons ATGGGCTCGGTGAATGTAAACCATGATGAGCTCAATGGTAGATCAGAGCAACCCGCGAGGCGCAAGAGTAGTAAGAGAATTCTCGGTACCGTATTGGCTTCTGTATTGATAGTCGGTGCCGTTATCTTCCTCGCAGTTGGAGTTCATGGGCATGATAAAGAGGGAGACAATCATGTGAGAACAAATCATTTGGGATGGGGGAATTCGACGTCAGATGCCGTGAAAGAGGCGTGCAGCAGCACTCTTCATCCTGAATTGTGTGTCTCCAGTATCTTAAGTTTTGGCGGGCTTTCCAGTCAATCGGGTTCCACGGAGATTGTGAATGCTGCTGTGAGTGTGGGCGTTTTGGCGGTGGAGAAAGTGATGGCCCACGTTCGCAGTCTTTATCGCCCCGACCTCGACTTCACGCAGCGCACCGCTCTGCAAGACTGCATGGAGTTGTTCGATGACACTTTGGACCAGCTCAATGGCACGCTATCCCATCTGCACAACATTTCATTTTGGTCCATGCCAAAACACGGTGCTGAAATGCAGACACTGCTGAGTGCGGCCATGACAAACCAGTACACGTGCCTCGAGGGTTTGCAACTCTCCAAAGGAAATCTCGAACAGGACATGAATGGTCCACTGAGCTACGTGTCGAATTTGGTGAGCAATTCTCTTGCCATGGTTGGTAATCTATCTGACAAAGCAAATCAAGCCCTGGGCCATGCGGATTCGCTTTCCAATCGCCGGCGCCGTCTGTTGTCGGAGCATTTCATTGCATCTGACGAGGAGGGTTTCCCGTCGTGGATGTCGGCGGAAGATCGACGGGTTTTACGGGCTCCTGCCCGTATGATCAGGATTGACGCTGTGGTTGCCGGGGATGGGAGCGAGCATCATAGTAGCATTCAGGCGGCTGTGAATGCAGCTCCTGCGAAGAGCAAGACGAGATATGTGATCCATGTAAAAGCAGGGGTGTATGAGGAGAACGTGGAGATACCCAAAAGCAAGCACAATCTCATGTTCATTGGAGATGGCAAAGGTGTGACCGTCGTTACCGGTAGTCGAAACGTTCAGGATGGCTACACAATGTATCGTTCTGCAACTGTTG CTGTGAGAGGAACGCGATTCATTGCTCGCGACATGACCTTCCAGAACACGGCAGGACCAGCCAAACACCAGGCGGTGGCCCTTCGCGTGGGATCAGATATGTCGGCAATCTACAGGTGTAGTATTAAGGGATTCCAGGACACCCTTTACGTCCACTCCCTTCGCCAATTCTTCCGCGATTGTGACATCCATGGCACTGTAGACTTCATCTGTGGCAATGCGGCAGTGGTTCTTCAGAACAGTAATATCCTGGCGCGTAGGCCGTTGTCACAGCAAAAAATAACGTACACTGCTCAGAGCAGAGTGGACCCAAATCAGAACAGCGGCATCTCTATTCACAACTGCAAGGTGACAGCAGACCCTGACTTTGCTGCCGTGAAAAGTTCGTTCGAGGCTTTTCTGGGAAGGCCATGGAGACAATATTCTCGTACTGTAATAATGCAGTCTTACCTGGGTGATTTCATTCATCCTGCCGGCTGGTATGAATGGACCGGAAACTTTGCATTGGATACGCTCTATTATGGAGAATACATGAATGACGGCCCTGGCTCTCGTACTGCAAATAGAGTAAAATGGCGGGGCTACCATGTCATTACGACATCGGGGGAAGCAAGCCGGTTTACTGTGGGTCAATTCATACAAGGAAATTCGTGGTTGCCATCTACAGGTGTTCAGTATTCTTCAGGTCTTATATAA